In Tachysurus vachellii isolate PV-2020 chromosome 12, HZAU_Pvac_v1, whole genome shotgun sequence, the following are encoded in one genomic region:
- the LOC132854700 gene encoding trace amine-associated receptor 13c-like: protein MNLTEFNQSDGCDHFSCPERSLSPAVYILLYVCSAAVVLLTMCGNLLVIISVLHFKQLHTPTNMLVLSLAVSDFLVGLFVMPFHFTWLIESCWMFGHIFCILFNFMSFQLTSVSVGSVVLISLDRYMALSNPFLYLKDITSKIVHTLIVLSWVFSFLYNFVFFYVNGNFTDLFLCPGECLVGTYNEVGSAIDLIFIVVIPCGLMLVLYFQVFVIARRHANAIRDLNQNKKNISKNVSEVMKSERKAAKVLGILVFVFLGCLVPYYICTLMSNTASSYIVINNILILFYLNSSINPVIYALFYSWFQKCTKMILSCKILHTDCSFVNVV from the coding sequence ATGAACCTGACAGAGTTTAATCAGTCTGATGGCTGTGATCATTTCTCCTGTCCAGAGAGATCTTTATCTCCTGCAGTTTACATCTTACTGTACGTGTGTTCAGCTGCTGTGGTTCTGCTAACAATGTGTGGAAATCTGCTTGTCATCAtctctgttcttcacttcaaGCAGCTTCACACACCAACCAACATGCTGGtgctctctctggctgtgtcAGATTTCTTGGTCGGACTTTTCGTGATGCCATTTCACTTCACGTGGCTGATTGAGTCTTGCTGGATGTTTGGACACATTTTTTGCATCTTGTTTAATTTCATGAGTTTTCAGCTCacgagtgtgtctgtgggaagCGTGGTTCTGATTTCTCTCGATCGTTACATGGCTTTAAGCAATCCTTTTCTGTACCTGAAGGATATCACGTCTAAAATTGTTCACACTCTGATAGTCTTGTCATgggttttttcatttttgtataactttgtgtttttttatgtgaatggaaactttacagatttatttctgtGTCCCGGTGAATGTCTGGTCGGTACATACAACGAAGTCGGCTCGGCAATCGACCTCATTTTCATCGTCGTGATTCCCTGTGGTTTGATGCTTGTGTTGTACTTCCAGGTCTTTGTAATTGCTAGGAGGCATGCAAATGCCATACGAGATCTcaatcaaaacaagaaaaacatctcCAAAAATGTCTCAGAGGTCATGAAATCTGAAAGAAAGGCTGCTAAAGTGCTGGGCATTCTGGTTTTTGTGTTTCTGGGATGTTTGGTGCCGTATTACATCTGTACTTTAATGAGCAATACAGCGTCATCGTACATCGTGATCAATAATATTCTAATTCTTTTTTATCTGAATTCATCCATTAATCCTGTTATCTATGCCCTGTTTTACTCCTGGTTCCAGAAGTgcacaaaaatgattttatcCTGCAAAATATTGCACACAGATTGTTCTTTTGTAAATGTAGTATGA
- the stx7l gene encoding syntaxin-7 → MSGSRDPNLLAQTIGSNIQTITQQTSEIQRIVNQLGTDRDTPDLRQRLQQKQQYANQLAKETDKCLKEYSSLPVAQDQRQRKIQRERLVNDFSNALALLQKTQRQAAQKEKEFVARVRASSRVSSGFADEPFGGIASPFESETQTQTQSYDDGITEEDLHLIQERETAIRQLESDITDINEIFKDLAVMVHEQGDMIDSIEANVESAEVHVQSATQQLASAANYQQKSRKKMCILIVVLAVLIVVVSLIIWASVNHG, encoded by the exons ATGTCTGGATCAAGGGACCCAAATTTACTGGCCCAGACGATTGGCTCAAACATCCAGACCATAACACAGCAGA CATCTGAAATCCAGAGGATAGTGAACCAACTCggaacagacagagacacgccGGATCTCCGACAGCGACT GCAGCAGAAACAGCAGTATGCAAACCAGCTCGCTAAAGAAACAGATAAATGCTTGAAGGAGTACAGCTCATTACCTGTCGCTCAAGATCAG cgTCAGAGGAAGATTCAGCGAGAGCGTCTGGTCAATGATTTCTCCAATGCGCTAGCACTTCTACAGAAAACCCAGAGACAAGCTGCCCAGAAAGAGAAGGAGTTTGTGGCCAGAGTTCGTGCGAGTTCAAGAGTTTCG AGTGGTTTTGCTGATGAGCCGTTTGGAGGAATTGCTTCACCTTTTGAGAG TGAGACCCAGACTCAGACCCAAAGCTATGACGACGGCATCACTGAGGAGGATTTGCATCTCATTCAGGAGAGAGAAACAGCCATCAGACAGCTAGAG TCAGACATCACAGACATCAATGAGATCTTCAAAGATCTGGCCGTCATGGTGCATGAGCAGGGCGATATGATCG ACAGCATAGAGGCCAACGTAGAAAGTGCTGAGGTACATGTGCAGTCTGCAACACAGCAGCTTGCAAGTGCTGCAAATTACCAG CAAAAGTCTCGTAAGAAGATGTGCATCCTGATCGTAGTCCTGGCCGTGCTGATTGTGGTCGTGTCCCTCATCATCTGGGCATCAGTTAATCATGGATAA